Proteins from one Thermodesulfobacteriota bacterium genomic window:
- a CDS encoding thioredoxin domain-containing protein, producing MRNLFILTLVLALLSLILAIGAYLRISNLGEELSQMRIENEKLSSSVEELKKRPTIGVPGVPLRSKMITIDEQTDYAKGDKNAPITLIEYCDYQSLFCRHFHNEVLPKLDNDYISAGKVRYIYRNFPRETHGMAIPAANAVRCAGEQGKYWEFQEFVFTNPENLNMDKIIAYAEDSGLELGDFKKCVSEKTYESQILGEKKAGVENGIGTVPSLLIGKTRNDNKLQAANVIGARNYNNLRNHVEELLNEEKNNAN from the coding sequence ATGAGAAATCTATTTATCCTTACCCTGGTTCTGGCTCTTCTAAGTTTAATTCTCGCCATCGGAGCTTACCTGAGAATTTCAAACCTCGGGGAAGAGTTGTCACAAATGAGAATTGAAAATGAGAAATTGTCATCTTCTGTTGAGGAGTTGAAAAAGAGACCTACGATTGGCGTGCCTGGAGTACCCTTAAGATCGAAGATGATCACTATTGACGAGCAAACTGATTACGCGAAGGGGGATAAGAATGCACCCATTACACTGATTGAGTATTGTGACTACCAGTCGCTTTTTTGCAGACATTTTCACAATGAAGTGTTACCTAAGCTTGATAATGATTATATAAGCGCTGGTAAGGTTAGGTACATTTATAGGAATTTTCCAAGGGAAACCCACGGCATGGCAATCCCTGCTGCCAATGCCGTTAGGTGTGCAGGAGAACAAGGGAAATACTGGGAGTTCCAGGAGTTTGTATTCACAAATCCAGAGAATCTGAATATGGACAAGATCATAGCGTATGCTGAGGACTCAGGATTAGAATTAGGCGATTTTAAAAAATGCGTCAGTGAGAAGACATATGAATCTCAAATCCTCGGGGAGAAGAAGGCAGGAGTAGAAAACGGAATCGGCACGGTTCCTTCTCTACTTATCGGTAAGACCAGAAACGACAATAAGCTGCAAGCGGCCAATGTCATAGGCGCAAGAAACTACAATAATCTGAGAAATCATGTCGAAGAGCTACTAAATGAAGAAAAGAACAATGCTAATTGA
- a CDS encoding histidine phosphatase family protein, which yields MYTLEHPPRIYLARHCKTQWNLEKRLVGTSNIPLCKEGRDEAYANLPLIESLGIQRIISSPLKRAYETAKTYADHLGIPLHINPGLKEIDHGSWNGKQIQELLYDSNFKKWFEEDPTSVPIPDGTETIQSAQKRIVKTIKDIALSYPNETILIVMHKHIRSLLRCAVYGYEFKRWRENIDDRIEPIEIPKNHIKRIFELAA from the coding sequence ATGTATACCCTCGAACACCCTCCAAGAATCTACCTAGCGCGTCATTGTAAAACACAATGGAACTTGGAAAAGCGGCTCGTCGGAACATCCAATATACCTTTGTGCAAAGAGGGACGAGACGAAGCGTACGCTAACCTACCCCTAATTGAGAGTTTAGGCATACAGAGGATCATTAGCAGTCCATTGAAAAGAGCATACGAAACGGCCAAAACCTACGCAGATCATCTTGGAATACCGCTTCATATAAATCCTGGCCTTAAGGAAATCGATCATGGAAGTTGGAATGGGAAACAGATTCAAGAATTATTATATGACTCTAATTTCAAAAAATGGTTTGAAGAAGACCCCACGTCTGTGCCAATACCCGATGGAACTGAGACGATACAATCGGCCCAGAAAAGAATAGTAAAAACTATTAAAGACATAGCCCTCTCTTATCCAAACGAAACAATACTTATTGTTATGCATAAACACATTAGATCGCTGCTAAGATGTGCGGTCTACGGATATGAGTTTAAACGGTGGAGAGAGAATATAGACGATAGAATAGAGCCTATTGAAATACCCAAGAATCATATAAAGAGAATCTTCGAATTGGCAGCATGA
- a CDS encoding lysophospholipid acyltransferase family protein, which translates to MKAYRLITTIYCWIVVFLVTVIIGSFGVILSIIAPKHVIKYATRPWGYCLIRGCGIKVRIEGLDNIPDEPCVIMYNHQSAIDIPFYCGFLPIEWRAIMKDDVAKIPFVGWVSKLTGQYFVARDGSKRDTEQVKNIAKQIRNGPPVILAPEGTRSPDGKLLPFQKGGFIIALLARIPVVPVVISGGYEIMPKGSLSIKPGTMSMKIFPAIDVKSLPQGKAGREELESLVRDLMMKGLGEYDTMRIAS; encoded by the coding sequence ATGAAAGCATATCGATTAATTACAACAATATACTGCTGGATCGTGGTCTTTCTAGTAACCGTTATAATAGGTAGTTTCGGTGTAATTCTGTCCATAATAGCCCCAAAGCACGTGATAAAGTACGCAACCAGACCGTGGGGATATTGTCTTATTAGAGGATGCGGGATCAAGGTTAGGATCGAAGGTCTTGATAACATTCCTGATGAGCCCTGTGTAATCATGTACAATCACCAAAGCGCAATTGATATTCCCTTCTATTGCGGGTTTCTGCCTATAGAGTGGAGAGCAATCATGAAGGATGATGTGGCAAAGATTCCCTTCGTTGGTTGGGTATCAAAACTTACAGGTCAATATTTTGTCGCACGAGATGGATCGAAGAGGGATACGGAACAAGTTAAAAATATCGCAAAACAAATCAGAAACGGACCCCCTGTGATATTAGCTCCCGAGGGAACAAGAAGCCCCGATGGAAAGCTCCTTCCATTCCAAAAAGGTGGGTTTATAATAGCTTTGCTCGCTCGGATACCTGTTGTACCAGTGGTGATATCAGGTGGATACGAAATTATGCCCAAAGGTTCCCTGTCGATAAAACCCGGTACGATGTCAATGAAAATTTTTCCTGCCATAGATGTAAAAAGTCTGCCCCAAGGTAAAGCTGGGAGAGAAGAGCTTGAGAGTCTTGTTCGAGATTTAATGATGAAAGGCTTGGGTGAATATGACACGATGCGAATCGCGTCTTAG